The Candidatus Cloacimonadota bacterium genome segment AATTATTGCTGGAAAATTTAAAAAAGCAAATTTATTTTCCGTTCCGGGAAATATCAGCCGTCCAACTACGGATTTTCTGAAAGAGGTTATCTTTTCCGTGCTTCCGGATTGTGCTCAAAAAACGGTTCTCGACCTTTTTGCAGGAACAGGTTCGCTTGGTTTGGAAAGTTTAAGTCGGGGAGCAATATCAGCAGTTTTTGTCGATGTCTCTTCAAGAGCAATTCACACGATTAACAGCAATATCAGTAAATTGAATTGCGAAGATATCTGTAAAGTCTATCATCGCAGAGTAAGTCCGTTTTTGAAGACCTGTCCCGAACAATTCGATCTGATCTTTCTCGATCCTCCTTATAATAAAAATTTGGTGAATAAAACAATAGAATTAATTTGTCAGAAAAAGGTTATGAAAAAAAAAGGAAAAATTATTGTCGAACATTCAAAAAAGGAGATAATTTCGGAAAAATGGAAAACAGGTCTCGAGTATGAAAAGGTTTCAGGAGAGAGTGTGATTTCGATATTACATTATGGGGATTAAATGAAAATTTATAATACTTTAACAAGAAAAAAAGAAGAATTCAAACCCATAGAACCAGGGAAAATAAAAATGTATAATTGCGGTCCGACAGTCTATAATTACATTCATATCGGAAATGCTCGCAATAATGTTGTTTTCGATGTTATCCGCAGATATTTTGAGTTTCTTGGTTTTGATGTTACTTATGTGCAAAACATTACTGATATAGATGATAAACTTATAGAGCAGTCTATTTCCGAGAAAATTCCTGCTTCTGAAGTTGCGAAAAAATATATTAAAGCATTTTTTGATGATATTACAAAACTGGGTATCAAGAAACTTACTCATCAACCCAAAGCAACCGAATATATCGGAGAAATGATCAAATTGATCAAAACTCTTGAGGATAAAGGTTTTGCTTATGAGAAAAACGGTGATGTTTACTTTTCGGTTACTTCCTTTAAAGAATATGGAAAATTATCCGGGAAAAAGATAGAAGACCAGAAAGCAGGAGCAAGAGTGGAAGCGAATAAACTAAAAAAACATCCGGCAGATTTTACACTCTGGAAGAAGGCAAAACCCGGAGAACCAAATTGGGGAAGTCCCTGGGGAAAAGGTCGTCCCGGCTGGCATACGGAATGTGTTGTGATGTCGAGAAAATTTCTGGGAGAAACTTTCGATATTCACGGCGGAGGTAATGATTTGATCTTTCCGCATCACGAGAATGAACTGGCGCAGGCAGAAGCGATTTCCGAAAAACCTCTGGCAAACTACTGGATACATAACGGTTTTCTCGATCTGGAAGGAGAAAAAATGTCCAAAAGTCTGGGTAATTTTTTCACAGTAAAAGATGTTCTAAAAAAATTTGATCCGGAAACGATCAGGTTCTTTTTCCTTTCTAAACATTATCGTAGTCCCATCGATTTCAGTGAAGAAATTCTCAAAGAATCCCAGCAGGCGATGAAGAATTTCTATTCAATTTTATCAGAAGTAGATTATTTATCATTCCAAACTGAAAGTCCTGAATATTCTGCAAAACAATTCAAATTAAAAGGTAAATTCACCGAAGCTATGGATGATGATTTTAATACTGCAAAAGCAGTTGCTGTGCTTTTTGAAATCGTGAAAATTATTCGTGATCTAAAAACGAAATCAAATGCAGATTATAAAAATTATGCTCATTTATTGATCGAACTCGGTTCAGCACTCGGTTTCTTCCAAAATATCGAGGAAAAACTTAAAACGAATTTAGACTCGATTTCCGAAAATTTGATCGAACTGCTGATCAAATACAGAAAAATATTCAAGCAGGAGAAAAACTGGAAATTTG includes the following:
- the rsmD gene encoding 16S rRNA (guanine(966)-N(2))-methyltransferase RsmD, which produces MQICFPQKEQEEMRIIAGKFKKANLFSVPGNISRPTTDFLKEVIFSVLPDCAQKTVLDLFAGTGSLGLESLSRGAISAVFVDVSSRAIHTINSNISKLNCEDICKVYHRRVSPFLKTCPEQFDLIFLDPPYNKNLVNKTIELICQKKVMKKKGKIIVEHSKKEIISEKWKTGLEYEKVSGESVISILHYGD
- a CDS encoding cysteine--tRNA ligase, yielding MKIYNTLTRKKEEFKPIEPGKIKMYNCGPTVYNYIHIGNARNNVVFDVIRRYFEFLGFDVTYVQNITDIDDKLIEQSISEKIPASEVAKKYIKAFFDDITKLGIKKLTHQPKATEYIGEMIKLIKTLEDKGFAYEKNGDVYFSVTSFKEYGKLSGKKIEDQKAGARVEANKLKKHPADFTLWKKAKPGEPNWGSPWGKGRPGWHTECVVMSRKFLGETFDIHGGGNDLIFPHHENELAQAEAISEKPLANYWIHNGFLDLEGEKMSKSLGNFFTVKDVLKKFDPETIRFFFLSKHYRSPIDFSEEILKESQQAMKNFYSILSEVDYLSFQTESPEYSAKQFKLKGKFTEAMDDDFNTAKAVAVLFEIVKIIRDLKTKSNADYKNYAHLLIELGSALGFFQNIEEKLKTNLDSISENLIELLIKYRKIFKQEKNWKFADMIRDDLKKTGIVLKDRKDGTDWSFEKN